In a genomic window of Mycolicibacter heraklionensis:
- a CDS encoding HAD-IIA family hydrolase, with protein MAEHGNGGDGPRGGRGSGDAGRRGRPGQSGSRPGQSGGGSFRGAGDQRRTPRGAGPDRDRRSQPPRDRDGSPRPPRDRDGVSRPARERDGAARPPRDYDRSARPRRDQDSTPRTPRPAGEETTPRYDDPPLPEGVEPKQLAPEVRRELSTLNRVTADAVACHLVAAGMLLDDDPEAALRHAKAARSRSTRITAVREAVGIAAYQCGDWSQALGELRAARRMGSKSALLPLIADCERGLGRPQRAIELATGPDAEQLEGDEADEMRIVAAGARADLGQLEQALTVLSSAPADPDRTGSTVARLHYAHAETLVALGRQGEALEWFLRAAAADTEGITDVEDRIAELGGGATLAEEYDCLLLDLDGTVFRGGEPTDGAVETLAELQSRALFITNNSSRGADEVAVHLNQLGFTATAEDVVTSGQIAAGLLAAQLPAGARVLVLGTDSLAAEIGAVGLEAVRLASDEPAAVIQGLSTELGWADLAEAALAIRAGALWMTTNVDNTLPSERGLLPGNGSMVAALRAATDAEPQVAGKPGPALLTAALARGEFYAPLVVGDRLDTDIAAANAAGLPSLMVLTGVSSARDAVGAVAECRPTYLGHDLRALNVDAGRLAIGPQPYWDLQVDGTTVTVAAAQPEEDDGDGLSVVRALASAVADAELAGRPFTVAAADGTADAALQQWSLLGTWP; from the coding sequence GTGGCCGAACACGGCAATGGCGGCGACGGGCCGCGGGGCGGCAGGGGCTCCGGGGATGCCGGGCGACGAGGCCGGCCCGGGCAATCCGGGAGCCGTCCTGGGCAGTCCGGTGGTGGTTCGTTCCGGGGAGCCGGTGATCAGCGCCGGACACCGCGGGGCGCGGGACCGGATCGTGATCGTCGTTCGCAGCCGCCGCGCGACCGCGATGGCAGCCCGCGGCCACCTCGGGACCGCGACGGCGTCTCGCGGCCGGCGCGGGAGCGCGACGGTGCCGCCCGGCCCCCGCGGGACTACGACCGCTCCGCGCGGCCACGGCGGGACCAGGACAGTACGCCGCGAACTCCGCGACCTGCCGGCGAGGAGACCACCCCACGCTACGACGATCCGCCGCTGCCCGAGGGAGTCGAGCCCAAGCAGCTGGCTCCGGAAGTGCGCCGGGAACTGAGCACGCTCAACCGGGTCACCGCCGACGCGGTGGCCTGCCACCTGGTCGCTGCCGGGATGCTCCTCGACGACGACCCCGAGGCCGCACTGCGGCATGCCAAGGCGGCCCGGTCCCGGTCGACGCGGATCACCGCGGTCCGCGAAGCCGTCGGGATCGCCGCCTATCAGTGCGGGGATTGGTCGCAGGCGCTGGGCGAGCTGCGGGCGGCCCGGCGGATGGGCAGCAAGTCCGCGCTGCTGCCGCTGATCGCCGACTGCGAACGCGGCCTGGGTCGCCCCCAGCGGGCGATCGAGTTGGCCACCGGCCCGGATGCCGAACAGCTCGAGGGTGACGAGGCCGACGAGATGCGGATCGTCGCCGCCGGTGCTCGCGCCGACCTGGGCCAGTTGGAGCAGGCCCTGACGGTGCTCTCGTCGGCGCCGGCGGACCCCGACCGGACCGGCTCGACAGTGGCCCGGCTGCACTACGCGCACGCCGAGACGCTGGTGGCGCTCGGCCGCCAAGGCGAAGCGCTGGAGTGGTTCCTGCGCGCCGCGGCCGCCGACACCGAGGGCATCACCGATGTGGAGGACCGCATCGCGGAGCTCGGTGGCGGCGCCACGCTGGCCGAGGAATACGACTGCCTGCTGCTGGATCTCGACGGCACGGTGTTCCGCGGTGGCGAACCCACTGACGGCGCTGTCGAGACCCTGGCCGAGCTGCAGAGCCGAGCGCTGTTCATCACCAACAATTCGTCGCGCGGCGCCGACGAGGTCGCGGTACATCTGAACCAGCTGGGCTTCACCGCCACGGCAGAGGACGTCGTCACCAGCGGCCAGATCGCGGCAGGCCTGCTGGCTGCCCAACTTCCCGCCGGGGCGCGGGTCCTGGTGCTGGGCACCGACTCGCTGGCCGCCGAGATCGGCGCCGTCGGGTTGGAGGCGGTGCGCCTGGCCTCCGACGAACCGGCGGCGGTCATCCAGGGCCTCTCCACCGAGCTGGGCTGGGCCGACCTGGCCGAGGCGGCTCTGGCGATCCGGGCCGGGGCGCTGTGGATGACGACGAACGTCGACAACACGTTGCCGTCGGAGCGCGGTCTGCTGCCCGGGAACGGTTCGATGGTGGCCGCTCTTCGCGCCGCGACCGACGCCGAGCCGCAGGTGGCCGGTAAACCGGGCCCGGCGCTGCTGACTGCTGCACTGGCCCGCGGCGAGTTCTATGCCCCGCTGGTGGTGGGCGACCGGCTCGACACCGACATCGCCGCCGCCAACGCCGCCGGGCTGCCCAGCCTGATGGTGCTCACCGGAGTGAGCTCCGCACGTGACGCCGTCGGCGCTGTTGCCGAGTGTCGCCCGACCTACCTCGGCCATGACCTGCGGGCGCTCAACGTCGACGCCGGCCGGCTGGCGATCGGCCCGCAGCCGTATTGGGACCTACAGGTGGACGGCACCACCGTCACCGTCGCCGCTGCGCAACCCGAGGAAGACGACGGCGATGGCCTGTCGGTGGTCCGCGCGCTCGCGTCCGCGGTGGCCGACGCCGAGCTGGCCGGGCGCCCGTTCACGGTCGCGGCTGCCGATGGCACCGCGGATGCGGCGCTGCAACAGTGGTCCCTGCTCGGCACGTGGCCTTAA
- a CDS encoding TlyA family RNA methyltransferase produces the protein MSRRARVDAELVRRGLARSRQQAAELIDAGKVTIDGIPAVKPATAVALTAALAVLDDGERSWVSRGAHKLIGALDTFGIAVAGRQCLDAGASTGGFTEVLLDRGAARVVAVDVGYGQLAWSLRTDPRVVVIERTNVRGLTVEAVGGPAELIVADLSFISLATVLPALTGCASPDADIVPMVKPQFEVGRQQVGSGGVVSDPVLRADAVLSVAHRAEELGWGTVAVTASPLPGPSGNVEYFLHLRAAAAPLAGDALRAAVQDAVARGPQ, from the coding sequence ATGTCGCGGCGTGCTCGCGTCGACGCCGAACTGGTCCGGCGCGGTTTGGCGCGGTCTCGTCAGCAGGCCGCCGAATTGATCGATGCCGGCAAGGTCACCATCGACGGCATCCCGGCGGTCAAGCCGGCCACCGCCGTGGCGCTGACCGCGGCGCTGGCCGTGCTGGACGACGGTGAACGCAGCTGGGTGTCTCGCGGGGCGCACAAGCTGATCGGTGCGCTGGACACCTTCGGCATCGCGGTGGCCGGCCGACAGTGTCTGGACGCCGGTGCCTCGACGGGCGGATTCACCGAAGTGCTGCTGGATCGGGGTGCGGCCCGGGTGGTCGCCGTGGACGTCGGCTACGGGCAGTTGGCCTGGTCGCTGCGTACCGACCCGCGGGTGGTGGTCATCGAACGCACCAACGTCCGCGGCCTGACGGTGGAGGCCGTCGGCGGGCCCGCGGAGCTGATCGTCGCTGACCTGTCGTTCATCTCGCTGGCCACGGTGTTGCCCGCGCTGACTGGCTGCGCGTCACCGGACGCCGATATCGTTCCGATGGTGAAGCCACAGTTCGAGGTCGGACGACAACAGGTGGGTTCCGGCGGTGTGGTGTCCGACCCGGTCCTGCGGGCAGACGCGGTCTTATCGGTGGCGCACCGCGCCGAAGAACTGGGGTGGGGCACCGTCGCCGTCACCGCCAGTCCGCTGCCGGGACCGTCCGGCAACGTCGAATACTTTCTGCACCTGCGTGCCGCCGCCGCGCCGCTGGCCGGTGACGCGTTGCGCGCGGCCGTGCAGGATGCCGTCGCGAGGGGTCCGCAATGA
- a CDS encoding NAD kinase, translating into MTSGDRQRTVLLVVHSGREEATDTARRVEKVLDEHGIALRVLTAEAVDKGALHAGSDDGREFGVAIDLVDPDNGAAEGCELVLVLGGDGTFLRAAELARSADIPVLGVNLGRIGFLAEAEADTIDQVLDKIIARDYRVEDRMTLDVVVRADGEIIDSGWALNEASMEKGPRLGVLGVVVEVDGRPVSTFGCDGVLVSTPTGSTAYAFSAGGPVLWPDLDAILVVPNNAHALFARPMVTSPESTIAIEVESDGHNALVFCDGRRKMLVPAGGRLEVQRGVTPVKWARLGRSPFTDRLVRKFRLPVTGWRGQ; encoded by the coding sequence ATGACCAGTGGAGATCGTCAACGCACCGTGCTGCTGGTGGTGCACAGCGGTCGTGAAGAGGCCACCGACACCGCTCGCCGCGTCGAGAAGGTGCTTGACGAACACGGCATCGCGCTGCGGGTGCTGACCGCCGAAGCCGTCGACAAGGGCGCGCTGCACGCGGGTTCTGACGACGGTCGCGAATTCGGTGTCGCGATCGACCTGGTGGACCCCGACAACGGGGCGGCCGAGGGCTGCGAACTGGTGCTCGTTCTCGGCGGTGACGGGACCTTCCTGCGCGCCGCCGAACTGGCTCGCAGCGCCGACATCCCGGTACTGGGCGTGAACCTGGGCCGGATCGGCTTTCTGGCCGAGGCCGAAGCCGACACCATCGACCAGGTCCTGGACAAGATCATCGCCCGCGACTACCGGGTGGAAGACCGGATGACGCTCGACGTCGTGGTGCGCGCCGACGGCGAGATCATCGACAGCGGGTGGGCGCTCAACGAGGCCAGCATGGAGAAGGGCCCGCGGCTGGGCGTGCTGGGCGTCGTCGTGGAGGTGGATGGCCGGCCGGTGTCGACGTTCGGCTGCGACGGGGTGCTGGTGTCGACCCCCACCGGATCCACCGCCTACGCGTTCTCCGCCGGTGGACCGGTGCTCTGGCCGGACCTGGACGCCATCCTGGTGGTGCCCAACAACGCGCACGCGCTGTTCGCCCGGCCCATGGTCACCAGCCCCGAATCGACCATTGCGATCGAAGTCGAAAGCGACGGCCACAACGCGCTGGTGTTCTGCGATGGTCGCCGCAAAATGCTGGTGCCGGCCGGCGGGCGCCTGGAAGTGCAGCGCGGCGTCACCCCGGTGAAGTGGGCGCGGCTGGGCCGCTCGCCGTTCACCGACCGCCTGGTGCGCAAATTCCGGTTGCCCGTCACCGGCTGGCGGGGACAGTAG
- the recN gene encoding DNA repair protein RecN, producing the protein MLTEIRIESLGAISAATAEFDRGLTVLTGETGTGKTMVVTGLHLLGGARADANRVRSGAARAVVEGRFCTADLAQAAAAQIDELLEAAGAERDEDGTVIAARSVSRDGPSRAYLGGRGVPAKSLTGFTGSLLTLHGQNDQLRLMRPDEQRAALDRYAAVGPRLERYRAAREAWQSARRELVERRDRARELAQEADRLTFALREIDAVDPRAGEDDALTTEIRRLSELDALRAAAAGARAALAGADEAVDAADGPSSATDRLGQAKTALSTTDDTVLQALGDQLGEALTVVGDVARELGSYLEDLPTGADALDAKLARQAELRSLTRKYAADIDGVLAWAAQSRERLTQLDVSEEALAELARRVDALGEEVAKAATDLSAVRTKAAGGLAKAVSAELSGLAMADAEFSIGVSTGPAAAEDPSALRLPSGQTVHAGADGIDDVEFGLAPHRGMTVLPLAKSASGGELSRVMLALEVVLATSSRQSAGTTMVFDEVDAGVGGRAAVQIGRRLARLARTHQVIVVTHLPQVAAYADVHLMVEPTGRQGASGVRRLADDDRVGELARMLAGLGETDTARAHARELLDAAQEDRGAGSDG; encoded by the coding sequence GTGCTGACTGAGATCCGTATCGAGTCCCTGGGCGCCATCAGCGCAGCCACCGCCGAATTCGATCGCGGACTGACCGTGCTGACCGGCGAGACCGGCACCGGCAAGACGATGGTGGTCACCGGGCTGCACCTGCTCGGCGGTGCTCGCGCCGACGCCAACCGGGTGCGTTCCGGCGCCGCCCGTGCCGTGGTGGAGGGCAGGTTCTGCACCGCCGACCTGGCGCAGGCTGCGGCCGCGCAGATCGACGAGCTGTTGGAGGCCGCCGGGGCGGAGCGCGACGAGGACGGCACGGTGATCGCGGCCCGCTCGGTCAGCCGCGACGGCCCGTCGCGGGCCTACCTGGGCGGTCGCGGGGTGCCCGCCAAATCGCTGACCGGATTCACCGGCAGCCTGTTGACGCTGCACGGCCAGAACGACCAGCTGCGGTTGATGCGCCCGGACGAGCAGCGTGCGGCGCTGGACCGCTACGCCGCGGTGGGTCCCCGGCTGGAGCGCTACCGTGCCGCCCGCGAGGCCTGGCAATCCGCCCGGCGCGAGCTCGTCGAACGCCGCGACCGCGCCCGGGAACTGGCTCAGGAAGCCGACCGGCTCACGTTCGCGCTCCGCGAGATCGATGCCGTCGACCCCCGCGCCGGGGAAGACGACGCGCTGACCACCGAGATCCGGCGACTCTCCGAGCTCGATGCGCTGCGCGCCGCGGCCGCCGGCGCGCGGGCGGCCCTGGCCGGCGCCGACGAAGCAGTTGACGCAGCGGACGGGCCGAGCTCGGCAACCGATCGGCTGGGGCAGGCGAAGACGGCGTTGAGCACCACCGACGACACGGTGCTGCAGGCACTGGGCGATCAGCTCGGTGAGGCGCTCACCGTGGTGGGCGACGTGGCCCGCGAGCTCGGCAGTTATCTCGAGGATCTGCCCACCGGCGCCGACGCGCTCGATGCCAAGCTGGCCCGGCAGGCCGAGCTGCGCAGCCTGACCCGCAAATACGCCGCCGACATCGACGGGGTGCTGGCCTGGGCGGCGCAATCTCGGGAGCGCCTGACCCAGCTCGACGTCTCCGAAGAAGCACTCGCCGAGTTGGCCCGCCGTGTCGACGCGCTGGGCGAGGAGGTGGCCAAGGCCGCCACCGACCTCAGTGCCGTGCGCACCAAGGCGGCCGGTGGACTGGCCAAGGCGGTCAGTGCGGAACTGTCCGGGTTGGCGATGGCCGATGCCGAATTCAGCATCGGGGTGAGCACCGGCCCGGCCGCCGCCGAGGACCCGTCCGCATTGCGGTTGCCGTCGGGACAGACCGTGCACGCGGGCGCCGACGGTATCGACGACGTCGAGTTCGGGCTGGCCCCGCACCGCGGCATGACGGTGCTGCCGCTGGCCAAGAGCGCCTCCGGCGGGGAGCTGTCGCGGGTGATGCTCGCGTTGGAGGTGGTGCTGGCCACCTCTTCGCGGCAGTCGGCGGGCACCACGATGGTGTTCGACGAGGTCGACGCCGGAGTGGGGGGACGGGCCGCGGTGCAGATCGGGCGGCGGCTGGCCCGCTTGGCCCGCACCCACCAGGTCATCGTGGTGACGCACCTGCCGCAGGTCGCGGCCTATGCCGACGTGCACCTGATGGTCGAGCCCACCGGGCGACAGGGCGCCAGCGGGGTCCGGCGGTTGGCGGACGACGACCGGGTCGGCGAGCTGGCCCGGATGCTGGCCGGGCTGGGGGAGACCGACACCGCCCGGGCTCACGCGCGAGAGCTGCTGGATGCCGCGCAGGAGGATCGGGGCGCCGGCTCCGACGGCTAG
- the steA gene encoding putative cytokinetic ring protein SteA has translation MKMSALLSRNTARPGLVGTARVDHDIDRLLRRVGPGDIVVLDILDLDRITADALVEAQIAGVVNASASISGRYPNLGPEVLVANGVTLIDEAGPTVFKKIRDGAKVRLYNGAVYSGDRRLARGVERSDVEIADMMIEAKSGLVAHLESFAGNTIEFIRSESPLLIDGIGIPEIDVDLRRRHVVLVGDEAGAVDDLKCLKPFIKEYQPVLIGVGAGADVLRKAGYRPQLIVGDPDQMSAEVLRCGSQVVLPADADGHAPGLERIQDLGVGAMTFPAAGSAMDLALLLADHHGAALLVTAGHTANIETFFDRTRQLTNPSMFMTRLKVGEKLVDARAVATLYRNRISAGAIALLVLTMLMAIIVALWVSRTDAVVLEWLGNYWHHLSQWLRHWVT, from the coding sequence ATGAAGATGTCTGCGCTGCTGTCTCGTAACACCGCTCGGCCCGGTCTCGTCGGTACGGCTCGGGTCGACCACGACATCGACCGACTGCTGCGCAGGGTGGGCCCCGGCGACATCGTGGTCCTCGACATCCTCGACCTGGACCGGATCACCGCCGACGCGCTGGTGGAAGCCCAGATCGCCGGCGTCGTCAACGCCTCGGCATCGATCTCCGGGCGCTACCCCAACCTGGGGCCGGAAGTATTGGTCGCCAACGGGGTCACGCTGATCGACGAAGCCGGACCCACGGTGTTCAAGAAGATCCGGGACGGCGCCAAGGTCCGCCTCTACAACGGCGCCGTGTACTCCGGCGACCGCCGGCTGGCCCGCGGCGTCGAGCGCAGCGACGTCGAGATCGCCGACATGATGATCGAGGCCAAGAGCGGGCTGGTGGCCCACCTGGAGTCCTTCGCCGGCAACACCATCGAGTTCATCCGCAGCGAGAGCCCGCTGCTGATCGACGGGATCGGGATCCCCGAGATCGACGTCGACCTGCGGCGCCGCCACGTGGTGCTGGTCGGTGACGAAGCCGGCGCCGTCGACGACCTCAAGTGCCTCAAGCCGTTCATCAAGGAGTACCAGCCGGTGCTGATCGGCGTCGGTGCCGGAGCCGACGTGCTGCGCAAGGCCGGCTACCGCCCGCAGCTGATCGTCGGCGACCCCGACCAGATGAGCGCCGAGGTGCTGCGGTGCGGCTCGCAGGTGGTGCTGCCCGCCGACGCCGACGGCCACGCACCCGGTCTGGAGCGCATCCAGGACCTGGGTGTCGGTGCCATGACCTTCCCCGCCGCCGGTTCCGCGATGGACCTGGCGCTGCTGCTGGCCGATCACCACGGTGCGGCGCTGCTGGTGACCGCCGGGCACACCGCCAACATCGAGACGTTCTTCGACCGGACCCGCCAGCTGACCAACCCGTCGATGTTCATGACCCGGCTCAAGGTCGGCGAAAAGCTGGTGGACGCCCGGGCGGTCGCCACGCTCTACCGCAACCGGATCTCGGCCGGCGCGATCGCGCTGCTGGTGCTGACGATGCTGATGGCGATCATCGTCGCGCTGTGGGTCTCGCGCACCGACGCCGTGGTGCTCGAGTGGCTCGGCAACTACTGGCACCACCTGTCGCAGTGGCTGCGGCACTGGGTGACCTAA
- a CDS encoding copper transporter, whose translation MITPRYHAMSLTAVLLALVFGVVLGSGLLSGPLMAGLQSDKQDLREQIDALHEQHNALGERLSNANDFDAQMAPRIVRDALNGKSTVIFRTPDAVDGDVEAVSRIIGQAGGTVTGTVTLTAQFVDGNAEEKLRAVLESGIVPAGAQLSTNLVDQDAQTGDLLGIALLINRNPTIAPADDAARGTVLAALRDTGFITYAQERFPAANSAVVLTGGALPEDAGTSGLSVARFAAALAPHGSATVLAGRDGSASGTAAVAMARTDSAVAGTISTVDDVDIESGRITTVMAVSSLIGGGQPGQYGIGHGAGSVTLAQ comes from the coding sequence ATGATCACCCCTCGCTACCACGCGATGTCGCTGACGGCAGTGCTGCTGGCACTGGTGTTCGGCGTCGTGCTCGGCTCCGGGCTGTTGTCGGGCCCGTTGATGGCCGGGCTGCAGTCCGACAAGCAGGATCTGCGGGAGCAGATCGACGCGCTGCACGAACAGCACAACGCGCTGGGTGAGCGGCTTAGCAACGCCAACGATTTCGACGCCCAGATGGCCCCCCGGATCGTGCGCGACGCGCTGAACGGCAAATCCACGGTGATCTTCCGGACCCCCGATGCCGTCGACGGTGACGTCGAGGCGGTCTCGCGGATCATCGGGCAGGCCGGCGGAACCGTCACCGGAACGGTGACACTGACGGCCCAGTTCGTCGACGGCAACGCCGAGGAAAAGCTGCGTGCGGTGCTGGAGTCCGGCATCGTGCCGGCCGGTGCCCAACTGAGCACCAACCTCGTCGACCAGGACGCGCAGACCGGTGATCTGCTCGGGATCGCGCTGCTGATCAACCGCAACCCCACGATCGCGCCCGCCGACGACGCCGCGCGTGGCACGGTGCTGGCCGCGCTGCGCGACACCGGCTTCATCACCTACGCCCAAGAGCGTTTCCCCGCGGCCAACTCGGCCGTGGTGCTCACCGGCGGGGCGCTGCCCGAAGACGCCGGCACCAGTGGGCTGAGCGTGGCCCGGTTCGCCGCGGCACTGGCCCCGCACGGCTCGGCGACGGTCCTGGCCGGCCGGGACGGGTCGGCGTCGGGCACCGCGGCGGTGGCAATGGCCCGCACCGATTCCGCGGTGGCCGGGACGATCAGCACCGTCGACGACGTGGACATCGAGTCGGGCCGGATCACCACCGTCATGGCGGTCAGCAGCCTGATCGGCGGTGGACAGCCGGGGCAGTACGGCATCGGCCACGGCGCCGGGTCGGTCACGCTGGCGCAATAA
- a CDS encoding CTP synthase, with protein MRKHPQTEPKHLFVTGGVASSLGKGLTASSLGQLLIARGLQVTMQKLDPYLNVDPGTMNPFQHGEVFVTEDGAETDLDVGHYERFLDRDLSGSANVTTGQVYSTVIAKERRGEYLGDTVQVIPHITDEIKRRILAMSEPDADGVRPDVVITEIGGTVGDIESQPFLEAARQIRHDVGRDNVFFLHVSLVPYLAPSGELKTKPTQHSVAALRSIGITPDALILRCDRNVPEALKNKIALMCDVDIDGVISTPDAPSIYDIPKVLHREELDAYVVRRLNLPFKDVDWTEWDELLRRVHEPHETVRIALVGKYIDLSDAYLSVTEALRAGGFTHYAKVEIHWVASDACETPAGAAAALGEMHGVLIPGGFGIRGIEGKIGAITYARTHALPVLGLCLGLQCIVIEAARLAGITNASSAEFDPDTPDPVIATMADQQEAVAGTADLGGTMRLGAYPAVLEADSIVAEAYQATEVSERHRHRFEVNNAYRDRIAESGLRFSGTSPDGKLVEFVEYPREVHPFLVGTQAHPELKSRPTRAHPLFAAFIGAAMDYKAAERLPVEIPEHAHEPHGAEHEDAQNGAEGHGGSAQPLTDPLQEALPEHVTRG; from the coding sequence CTGCGAAAGCATCCGCAAACCGAGCCGAAGCATCTCTTCGTCACGGGCGGAGTTGCGTCCTCGCTAGGTAAAGGTTTGACCGCAAGTAGCCTGGGCCAGTTGCTGATCGCCCGGGGTTTGCAGGTCACCATGCAGAAGCTGGACCCTTACCTCAACGTCGACCCCGGAACGATGAATCCGTTCCAGCACGGCGAGGTGTTCGTCACCGAGGACGGTGCCGAGACCGACCTCGACGTCGGCCACTACGAGCGATTCCTGGACCGCGATCTGTCCGGTTCGGCGAATGTGACCACCGGCCAGGTCTATTCGACGGTCATCGCCAAGGAGCGCCGCGGCGAATACCTCGGCGACACCGTGCAGGTGATCCCGCACATCACCGACGAGATCAAGCGCCGCATCCTGGCCATGTCGGAGCCGGACGCCGACGGCGTGCGCCCCGACGTGGTGATCACCGAGATCGGCGGCACCGTCGGCGACATCGAGTCGCAGCCGTTCCTGGAAGCCGCCCGGCAGATCCGCCACGATGTCGGACGGGACAACGTGTTCTTCCTGCACGTGTCGCTGGTGCCCTACCTGGCCCCGTCCGGAGAACTCAAAACCAAGCCCACCCAGCACTCGGTGGCGGCGCTGCGCAGCATCGGCATCACTCCCGACGCGCTGATCCTGCGCTGCGACCGCAACGTCCCCGAGGCACTGAAGAACAAGATCGCGCTGATGTGCGACGTCGACATCGACGGGGTGATCTCCACCCCGGACGCGCCCTCGATCTACGACATCCCCAAGGTGCTGCACCGCGAAGAACTCGACGCCTACGTGGTGCGTCGGCTCAACCTGCCGTTCAAGGACGTCGACTGGACCGAGTGGGACGAGCTGCTGCGCCGCGTCCACGAACCCCACGAGACTGTGCGAATTGCTTTGGTGGGCAAGTACATCGACCTGTCGGATGCGTACCTGTCGGTGACCGAGGCGCTGCGGGCCGGCGGCTTCACCCACTACGCGAAGGTCGAGATCCACTGGGTGGCCTCCGATGCCTGCGAAACCCCCGCCGGCGCGGCCGCCGCGCTCGGGGAGATGCACGGCGTGCTGATCCCCGGCGGGTTCGGCATCCGCGGCATCGAGGGCAAGATCGGCGCCATCACCTACGCCCGCACCCACGCCCTGCCGGTGCTGGGACTGTGCCTGGGTCTGCAGTGCATCGTGATCGAGGCGGCCCGCTTGGCCGGAATCACCAACGCCAGCTCGGCGGAGTTCGACCCCGACACGCCCGACCCCGTCATCGCGACCATGGCCGACCAGCAGGAGGCAGTCGCCGGCACCGCCGACCTCGGCGGCACCATGCGGCTCGGCGCCTATCCCGCCGTGCTGGAAGCGGATTCGATTGTGGCCGAGGCATATCAGGCCACCGAGGTCTCCGAACGGCACCGGCACCGCTTCGAGGTCAACAACGCCTACCGCGACCGGATCGCCGAGAGCGGGCTGCGGTTCTCCGGCACCTCCCCGGACGGGAAGCTGGTGGAGTTCGTCGAGTACCCCCGCGAGGTACACCCGTTCCTGGTGGGCACCCAGGCGCACCCCGAGCTCAAGAGCAGGCCCACCCGGGCGCATCCGCTGTTCGCCGCGTTCATCGGCGCGGCGATGGACTACAAGGCGGCCGAGCGGCTGCCGGTGGAGATCCCCGAGCACGCCCACGAACCTCACGGTGCTGAGCACGAAGACGCCCAGAACGGTGCCGAGGGGCACGGCGGCAGCGCCCAGCCGTTGACCGACCCACTGCAAGAAGCGCTGCCGGAACACGTCACCCGTGGCTGA
- a CDS encoding NUDIX domain-containing protein, whose translation MADHVFETTSSQLLHSGKIFALRRDEVLMPGGATATRDVVEHFGAVAVVALDADGRIPLIYQYRHALGRRLWELPAGLLDVGGEPSHLTAGRELVEEAGLTASTWQVLVDLVSTPGFSDESVRVYLATGLTEVDRPEAHDEEADLQLEWYPIAEAARMVFSGEIVNAIAVAGILAAFAHSQGFAELRDTGAEWVDRPTAFAARQNRP comes from the coding sequence GTGGCTGACCACGTCTTCGAGACCACGTCGTCGCAGCTGCTGCACAGCGGCAAAATCTTTGCGCTGCGCCGCGACGAGGTCTTGATGCCGGGCGGCGCGACGGCCACCCGGGACGTGGTGGAGCACTTCGGGGCGGTGGCGGTGGTCGCCCTGGATGCCGACGGCAGGATCCCGCTGATCTACCAGTACCGCCACGCGCTGGGCCGCCGGCTGTGGGAACTGCCCGCCGGCCTGCTCGACGTCGGTGGCGAGCCGTCGCACCTGACCGCGGGCCGCGAACTGGTCGAGGAGGCCGGTCTGACGGCGAGTACCTGGCAGGTGCTGGTCGACCTGGTCTCCACCCCGGGCTTTTCCGACGAGTCGGTGCGGGTGTATCTGGCCACCGGCCTGACCGAGGTGGACCGCCCGGAGGCCCACGACGAAGAGGCCGATCTGCAACTCGAGTGGTATCCGATCGCCGAGGCGGCCCGGATGGTGTTTTCCGGTGAGATCGTCAATGCCATTGCGGTGGCGGGGATCCTGGCCGCCTTTGCCCACAGTCAGGGCTTCGCCGAGCTGCGCGACACCGGCGCCGAGTGGGTCGACCGACCGACCGCGTTCGCGGCCAGACAGAACCGGCCATGA